In the genome of Massilia sp. PAMC28688, one region contains:
- a CDS encoding group II truncated hemoglobin, with the protein MDESSNQQTLYSVIGGEARVRELVDRFYDLMELEPEFAGIHALHPKPNDSSRDKLFMFLSGWMGGPDLFVERYGHPRLRARHLPFAIGSSERDQWLRAMAWAMEDIGIEENLRLRLMESFYQTADWMRNKAD; encoded by the coding sequence ATGGACGAATCGAGCAATCAACAGACTTTATACAGTGTAATCGGCGGCGAGGCGCGCGTGCGCGAACTGGTCGACCGCTTCTACGACCTCATGGAACTGGAGCCGGAGTTTGCCGGCATCCACGCCCTGCATCCGAAGCCCAACGACAGTTCGCGCGACAAGCTGTTCATGTTCCTGTCGGGCTGGATGGGCGGGCCGGACCTGTTCGTGGAGCGCTACGGCCACCCGCGCCTGCGCGCGCGCCACCTGCCGTTTGCCATCGGTTCGTCCGAGCGCGACCAGTGGCTGCGCGCCATGGCCTGGGCCATGGAAGATATCGGCATCGAGGAAAACCTGCGCCTGCGATTGATGGAATCGTTTTACCAGACGGCCGACTGGATGCGCAACAAGGCCGACTGA
- the cqsA gene encoding alpha-hydroxyketone-type quorum-sensing autoinducer synthase yields MTHTAAKPAFFPMPAEQRMPAFVTRRMDEHYVTRVQQLLGGEHMHVWQPAGAGAIMLAGNDYLCIAQEPALLAAQARCLLGSQTGMLMSSVFLQEGSTQHRLEAKLAAFMGAENGVLAQSGWAANVGLLQTIAGPGVPVYLDMLAHASLWEGVQSAQAIGVPFVHNDPEHLARQVAKHGAGVIVVDALYSTNGSIAPLHAMVEVAERSGSILVVDESHSLGTHGPRGAGLVVELGLAERVHFRTASLAKAFAGRAGLITCSSHFKGYFLSASRPAIFSSCLLEHELAWFDAALDFIATADERRAALHASARRVRAGLRELGYNVDDGTEQIIALEAGPEPKTLALRKALERRGVYGAVFCAPATAKNRSLVRLTLNASLTRDEEARLLRACADMREEVDLDSWSSTRRGRRLTLV; encoded by the coding sequence ATGACCCATACTGCCGCCAAACCCGCCTTTTTCCCTATGCCAGCCGAGCAGCGCATGCCTGCTTTTGTCACCCGCCGCATGGATGAGCACTATGTGACGCGCGTACAACAGCTGCTCGGCGGCGAGCACATGCATGTCTGGCAGCCGGCCGGCGCCGGCGCGATCATGCTGGCCGGGAATGACTACCTGTGCATCGCCCAGGAGCCCGCTCTGCTGGCGGCCCAGGCCCGCTGCCTGCTGGGCAGCCAGACGGGCATGCTGATGTCCTCCGTCTTCCTGCAGGAAGGTAGCACCCAGCACAGGCTGGAAGCCAAACTGGCCGCCTTCATGGGCGCTGAAAATGGCGTGCTGGCCCAATCCGGCTGGGCCGCCAATGTCGGCCTGCTGCAAACAATTGCCGGGCCCGGCGTGCCGGTCTACCTGGATATGCTGGCCCATGCCTCGCTGTGGGAAGGCGTGCAGTCGGCCCAGGCCATCGGCGTGCCCTTCGTTCACAACGATCCCGAGCACCTGGCGCGCCAGGTGGCAAAGCACGGCGCCGGCGTGATCGTGGTGGATGCCCTGTACAGCACCAACGGCAGCATCGCGCCCCTGCACGCGATGGTGGAAGTGGCCGAGCGCAGCGGATCGATCCTGGTGGTGGACGAGTCCCATTCGCTGGGTACCCACGGCCCGCGCGGCGCCGGCCTGGTGGTGGAGCTGGGCCTCGCCGAGCGCGTGCATTTCCGCACCGCGTCCCTGGCCAAGGCATTCGCCGGGCGCGCAGGGCTCATCACCTGTTCCAGCCACTTCAAGGGTTACTTCCTGTCGGCCTCACGCCCTGCCATTTTCAGCTCCTGCCTGCTCGAGCATGAACTGGCCTGGTTCGACGCGGCGCTTGACTTCATCGCCACTGCCGATGAACGGCGCGCTGCCCTGCACGCGAGCGCACGCCGGGTACGGGCCGGCCTGCGCGAGCTCGGTTACAACGTCGACGATGGCACCGAGCAGATCATTGCGCTGGAAGCGGGGCCGGAGCCGAAAACGCTGGCGCTGCGCAAGGCGCTGGAAAGGCGGGGCGTGTATGGCGCCGTGTTCTGCGCTCCCGCCACCGCGAAAAACCGCTCGCTGGTGCGCCTGACGCTCAACGCCAGCCTCACGCGCGACGAAGAAGCGCGCCTGCTGCGCGCCTGCGCCGACATGCGCGAGGAGGTGGACCTGGACAGCTGGTCCTCGACCCGGCGCGGGCGGCGTCTCACGCTGGTATGA
- a CDS encoding response regulator, with protein sequence MSLPIYHHPSLTVLIDDSDSFLKSLSFQLDPALASKAFHDTRAALEWLQERGEQLGNGLHPTYDTYPRSHEECSVAFDIDQIHRISFKRQRFLTPSVVVVDYSMPQMNGVELCEALRALPCKKILFTGVADEKVAVDAFNRGLIDRYIKKSDDDALDRLESEITALQDEYFAARSGPLRDMLAVNNYGFVSDPAFVALVRDLIREHGIVEHYVYSSPAGILMYNSDGAAKLLVVETEASMDSHYEVACDNDAPTSLLDALRERCIIPWFRDGDGMFSRDFSQGWHKYIAPAQICRGKQDYYWALFDLAPGELAEPASSFSQFLRERASAG encoded by the coding sequence ATGAGTCTCCCGATCTACCATCATCCCAGCCTGACCGTCCTGATTGACGACAGCGACAGCTTTTTGAAAAGCCTCTCATTCCAGCTTGACCCGGCCCTGGCCAGCAAGGCCTTTCACGATACCCGCGCCGCCCTGGAATGGCTGCAGGAACGGGGCGAACAACTCGGCAATGGCCTGCATCCGACTTACGACACCTATCCGCGCTCGCACGAAGAATGCAGCGTCGCCTTTGACATCGACCAGATCCACCGTATCAGCTTCAAGCGCCAGCGCTTCCTCACGCCCTCGGTGGTGGTCGTTGACTACTCGATGCCGCAAATGAATGGCGTGGAATTGTGCGAGGCGCTGCGCGCCCTGCCCTGCAAAAAAATCCTGTTTACAGGCGTGGCCGACGAAAAGGTGGCGGTCGATGCCTTCAACCGTGGCCTGATCGACCGCTATATCAAAAAGAGCGACGACGATGCGCTCGACCGGCTGGAAAGCGAAATCACAGCACTGCAGGATGAATATTTCGCTGCCCGCTCCGGCCCCCTGCGCGACATGCTGGCCGTGAACAACTATGGTTTCGTGAGCGATCCGGCCTTTGTGGCGCTGGTGCGGGACTTGATCCGGGAGCACGGCATCGTCGAGCACTACGTGTATTCCAGCCCGGCCGGCATCCTCATGTACAACAGCGATGGCGCGGCCAAGCTGCTGGTGGTGGAGACCGAAGCGAGCATGGATTCGCACTACGAGGTGGCCTGCGACAACGACGCCCCCACTTCCCTGCTGGACGCGCTGCGCGAGCGCTGCATCATCCCCTGGTTCCGCGATGGCGACGGCATGTTCTCGCGCGACTTTTCACAAGGGTGGCACAAGTACATCGCGCCGGCCCAGATCTGCCGCGGCAAGCAGGATTATTACTGGGCGCTGTTCGACCTGGCGCCGGGCGAACTGGCGGAACCGGCCAGCTCGTTCTCCCAATTCTTGCGCGAGCGCGCCAGCGCCGGCTGA
- a CDS encoding HAMP domain-containing sensor histidine kinase — MGTLTRFPGQTVLALQQNFVRAFLRHERKFDRETWRFIVLSWVGCIGMPAYYLIWTYWFPQPYDNLLLRLVGMALCLPAPWANDLFKGRWRDAYFAFAVTYVLPFQFTFLYLMNAGSLVWAQSLLISLIVLFHFPFRCALFSLAAGVAAACALFAVLGDPAFLLRREVLEHLPIYAFTIVVISLAKEGRRVLANEKLAGMAQALATVSHELRTPLVSVDANVRGINRRIASGRDPSAADWHALAEAMGRIQHEVRHMNHMVDLFLLSASAVRQQLEADEQVSMQSVVEAVIRRYPFATQSQRDAVRVDVRADFTFAGRHELSVVILLNLLRNSLKALQRAGKGRIRIIIDGNHARPRLLFIDTGCGIPAARLPLIFQRFYSYPANSGSGIGLALCKEIMDAWHARIICKSREQAYTMFVLEFPRPRPAPAPRVFPHQEPLS; from the coding sequence ATGGGCACATTGACCCGCTTTCCCGGACAGACCGTCCTGGCGCTGCAGCAAAATTTTGTGCGCGCCTTCCTGCGCCACGAACGCAAATTTGACCGCGAGACCTGGCGCTTCATCGTGCTGTCGTGGGTTGGCTGCATTGGCATGCCCGCCTATTACCTGATCTGGACTTACTGGTTCCCCCAGCCCTACGACAATCTGCTGCTGCGCCTGGTGGGCATGGCCCTGTGCCTGCCGGCGCCGTGGGCCAATGACCTGTTCAAGGGCCGCTGGCGCGATGCTTACTTTGCCTTTGCCGTCACCTACGTGCTGCCGTTTCAGTTCACCTTCCTGTACCTGATGAATGCTGGCTCGCTCGTGTGGGCGCAGTCGCTGCTCATTTCCCTGATCGTCCTGTTTCATTTCCCGTTTCGCTGTGCTCTCTTCAGCCTGGCCGCCGGCGTGGCCGCCGCCTGCGCGCTGTTTGCGGTGCTGGGCGACCCGGCCTTTCTGCTACGCCGCGAAGTACTCGAGCATCTGCCAATCTATGCCTTCACCATCGTCGTCATTTCGCTGGCCAAGGAAGGGCGGCGCGTGCTGGCCAATGAAAAGCTGGCCGGCATGGCGCAGGCGCTGGCCACCGTGTCGCACGAACTGCGCACGCCTTTGGTGAGCGTGGACGCCAATGTGCGCGGAATTAACCGCCGCATCGCTTCAGGACGTGACCCATCAGCTGCCGACTGGCACGCGCTGGCTGAAGCGATGGGCCGCATCCAGCATGAAGTGCGCCACATGAACCACATGGTGGACCTGTTCCTGCTCTCCGCCAGCGCCGTGCGCCAGCAGCTCGAAGCCGATGAACAGGTATCGATGCAATCGGTGGTCGAAGCGGTGATCAGGCGCTACCCGTTTGCGACCCAGTCCCAGCGCGACGCGGTGAGGGTCGACGTGCGCGCCGACTTTACTTTCGCAGGCCGCCATGAACTGTCCGTGGTCATCCTTTTGAACCTGCTGCGCAACTCGCTCAAGGCGCTGCAGCGGGCGGGCAAGGGACGCATCCGCATCATCATCGACGGCAATCATGCCAGGCCGCGCCTGCTCTTTATCGATACCGGGTGCGGAATCCCGGCGGCCCGGCTGCCGCTGATTTTCCAGCGCTTCTACTCGTATCCGGCCAATTCCGGTTCCGGCATCGGGCTGGCGCTGTGCAAGGAGATCATGGATGCCTGGCATGCCCGCATCATCTGCAAGTCGCGCGAACAGGCCTACACCATGTTCGTGCTCGAATTTCCCAGGCCGCGCCCCGCCCCTGCACCCCGCGTATTCCCCCACCAGGAACCACTTTCATGA
- a CDS encoding DNA recombination protein RmuC — MTNTQFLLLMGALVVAIALLLVSMLRARMGAPLANLERELRREMQGGAQGTRQELAATLAQYHGATVQQLDSMRQQIHLAGTTSREEQSLALNRFAETMQHTLHALTESNAQRMQEVRSTLEVKIRDLQTDNAMRLEEMRKTVDEKLHATLETRLTESFRHVSDRLEKVHQGLGEMQQLAIGVGDLKRVLTNVKTRGTWGEVQLGMLLEQVLTVDQYAANVETVAGSGARVEFAIRLPGQSDSGVPVWLPIDAKFPKEQYERLVDAAERADAEGVAAGGRELERAVRLEAKTICEKYVSPPQTTDFAILFLPTEGLYAEVMRRPGLADDLQRSLRVSIAGPSTLSAILNSLQMGFRTLALEKRSSEVWQVLGAVKTEFGKFGDALAQTKTNLERAAKSIESAQTRTRQMEKKLKSVEALPAEASQQMLGVEQEDC; from the coding sequence ATGACCAACACGCAATTTCTGCTCTTGATGGGGGCACTGGTGGTGGCGATTGCGCTGCTGCTGGTGTCCATGCTGCGTGCGCGCATGGGGGCGCCTTTGGCAAACCTGGAGCGCGAACTGCGCCGCGAAATGCAGGGTGGGGCGCAGGGCACGCGCCAGGAGCTGGCGGCCACCCTGGCGCAGTACCACGGCGCCACGGTGCAGCAGCTTGACAGCATGCGCCAGCAGATCCACCTGGCGGGCACCACCAGCCGCGAAGAGCAGTCGCTGGCGCTGAACCGCTTTGCCGAGACCATGCAGCACACTTTGCATGCGCTGACGGAATCGAATGCGCAGCGTATGCAGGAAGTACGCTCCACGCTGGAAGTGAAGATCCGCGACCTGCAGACCGACAACGCCATGCGCCTGGAAGAAATGCGCAAGACGGTTGACGAAAAACTGCACGCCACGCTGGAAACGCGTCTGACCGAGTCATTCCGCCATGTCTCCGACCGTCTGGAAAAGGTGCACCAGGGCCTGGGTGAAATGCAGCAGCTGGCCATCGGCGTGGGCGACCTCAAACGCGTGCTCACCAATGTCAAGACGCGCGGCACCTGGGGCGAAGTGCAGCTGGGGATGCTGCTCGAGCAGGTGCTGACGGTCGATCAATACGCCGCCAATGTGGAGACGGTGGCAGGCAGCGGCGCGCGGGTGGAATTTGCGATCCGGCTGCCGGGGCAGTCCGACAGCGGCGTGCCGGTGTGGCTGCCGATTGATGCCAAGTTCCCCAAGGAGCAGTACGAGCGCCTGGTCGATGCGGCAGAACGGGCCGATGCCGAAGGCGTCGCCGCTGGCGGGCGCGAACTGGAACGCGCGGTGCGGCTGGAAGCAAAAACCATCTGCGAAAAGTATGTGTCGCCGCCCCAGACGACCGACTTTGCCATTCTGTTCCTGCCGACCGAAGGCCTGTACGCGGAAGTCATGCGCAGGCCCGGCCTGGCCGACGATTTGCAGCGTTCATTGCGGGTGTCGATTGCGGGGCCGTCGACCTTGTCGGCCATCCTGAACAGCTTGCAGATGGGTTTCCGTACGCTGGCGCTGGAAAAGCGTTCGTCGGAGGTGTGGCAGGTGCTGGGCGCTGTCAAGACCGAGTTCGGCAAGTTTGGCGACGCGCTTGCGCAGACCAAAACCAACCTTGAACGTGCGGCCAAGAGTATCGAATCGGCCCAGACCCGCACGCGGCAGATGGAGAAAAAACTCAAGTCCGTGGAAGCGCTGCCTGCCGAGGCAAGCCAGCAGATGCTGGGTGTGGAGCAGGAAGACTGCTAG